The nucleotide sequence AAAAAGGCCGCCTCTGTATCGCCTTGCTTGATCCCCGACTCGGGAGCCGCCTCGAGACGCCCGGAGTTCAGACCAAGTAGGTCGGCAGGCGCTCCGCGCTCGCCGACAGCCGCGCTTGGCGCGGCTCCGGGAATTCGCCTACCGGCGCGTCGGGTAGCGCCCGCGGCGCTTCCCGACCTACGTCATTCAACTTTGAACCGTGAACCTTGAACTCGTGGTGGGCGCCGTCAGGCGCCCACCACGTGGTACCCACAGTCCACGTAGGTCACGTTTCCGGTCAGGCTCTTCGCCCGGTCGCTCACTAGGAAGGCGGCGGTGGCGCCGACGTCTTCGACATCGGCGAGCTGGTGCCTGGGTGCGCGCTCGGCGGTGCGCTCCAGGAGCTCGTCGAAGCGGTCGATGCCGGAGGCGGCGCGGGTCTTGAGCGGGCCCGGAGAGAGCGCGTGCACGCGGATGCCGCCCTCGCCGAGCTCGGCGGCGAGATAGCGCACGCTGGACTCCAGCGCCGCCTTGACCGGGCCCATCAGGTTGTAGTGCTCCACCACCTTCTCGGCGCCGTAGAAGCTCACCGTCAGCAGCGCCCCGCCCCGGTTCATGAGCGGCTCGGCGAGATGCGCCATGCGGATGAACGAGTGGCAGGAGACGTCCATGGCGGTGAGGAACCCTTCACGGGAGCTGTCGGTAACCCGGCCATGGAGATCGTCCCGCGGCGCGAATGCGATGGAGTGCAGCAGGAAGTCGAGCCCGCCCCACTCCTCCCGAATGCGTTCGAACACCGCCTCCAGCTGCCCCGGCTCACGCACGTCGCAGGGCACAATGATCGGCGCCTCGAGCCGCTCGGCGAGCGGGCGCACGTGGGGTTCGGCCTTCTCGTTCAGATAGGTCACCGCCAGCTCCGCCCCCAGCGCCCGAAACGCCCGCGCACAGGCCCAGGCGATGGAATGCTCGTTGGCGATACCGACGACGAGCCCGCGTTTGCCGGTGAGGTCGAAGTAGGGTGCCACTTGGAGATCCTCTGGTCGTTGTTCGCGCTCGAGGCCTGCCTCGATTGGCGGCCTTGGCGAAGAGTTCAAAGTTCAACGTTCAAAGTTCAAAGACTCCTCCGGCCGGCCAACAATTGCGCTAACGCCACGCAATGACGGCACATCGTGCGGCGGCGGTCTTTGAACCTGGGACTTTGAACTGACTACTTCATAAGGACGTACTCCCCCGGCGCATCCGTGATTGGCGCGTAGCCGGCGTCCAGGTTCCCCATGGCCGGCGGGGGGCCGCGGCGGCCGGAGTGCTGGCGCAGCCACTGGTGCCATTCCGGCCACCAGGAGCCCTGCTGGCGCGGGGTCTCTCGCTCGAAGCGCTCGGGCGGCACGATGGGGCCGAGGGGCTCGTGCACCGCGACCTGGAAGGTGCGCCGGGGATGCCCCGGCGGGGTGACGATACCCGCATTGTGCCCGCCGCTGGTGAGCAGGAACGTCACCTCCGTGCGCGCCAGGCGCACGATCTTGTACACCGAGCGCCAGGGGGCGACGTGGTCCGTCACCGTCCCCACCGCGAACACGGGCTCGGCGATGTCGCCCACGGCTACCGGGCGGCCGTCCACGTCGTAGCGGCCTTCCACCAGATCGTTGTGCAGGAACAGATCCCGCAGGTATTCGCTGTGCATGCGGTAGGGCAGCCGCGTGGAGTCGGCATTCCAGGCCATGAGATCGAAGGGCTTCTCGCGCTCGCCGAGCAGGTAGTTGCGCACCAGACGGGACCAGATCAGGTCCTGCGAGCGCAGCAGCTGAAACGCCCCGGCCATCTGGCCGCGGCCGAGATAGCCGCGGGCCCACATGACGTCCTCGAGGAAGCTGACCTGGCTCTCGTCGATGAACAGATCCAGCTCGCCCGGCTCGGTGAAGTCGGTCTGGGCGGCGAGCAGGGTGAGCGTGGCGAGGCGCTGGTCACCATCCCGCCCCATGGCCGCGGCGGCGAGGCTGAGCAAGGTGCCCCCAAGGCAGTAGCCGACGGCGTGCACCTTGCGCTCGGGGACGATGGCATTGACCGCGTCCAGCGCGGCCATCACCCCGAGTCGCCGGTAGTCGTCCATGCCGAGGTCGCGGTCCTCCGCCCCCGGGTTCTTCCAGGAGATGGCAAACACCGTGTGCCCCTGGCCCACCAGGTACTCGATCAGCGACCTGCCGGGCGCCAGGTCGAGGATGTAGTACTTCATGATCCAGGCCGGGACAATGAGCAGCGGCTCGGGATGCACGGTCTTCGTGCTCGGCTTGTACTGGATGAGCTCCATCAGGCGGTTGCGGTAAACCACCTTACCCGGCGTCGCGGCGAGGTCGCGCCCCACCTGGAACGCCTCCAGGCCCGGATCCGGGCGCCCGGCCAGCTGGCGCTGCACGTCCTCGAGCCAGTTGGCCCAGCCGCGCACCAGATTCCAGCCACCCTGGGCCGCCGTGCGGCGCAGCAGTTCCGGGTTGGTGGCGAGGAAGTTGGAGGGCGAGAAGACGTCCAGGCACTGCCGGGCGACGAAGTTGACCACCTCCTCGTGATGCGGGTCGACGCCGCGCACGCCGGTGGTCGCCACATGCCACCACTGCTGCTGCAGCAGAAAGGCCTGATGGATCAGCGAGAACGGCCAGCGGCTCCAGCCTTCGTCATCGAACCGATGATCGTGGGGCAGCGGCTCGATGCAGCGCGCCTCGCCATCCCCGGCCACACAGTGACCGGCATAGGCCATCAGCCGCAGGGCCTTGCGCAGCGCCTTCTCGGCGAGCTCCCCCTGGCGCCCGGGGCTCAGGCCCAGGTGCACGGCCCAGTCCGTCCCCGCGAGCGTCAGCGCCGCGGGCGAGATGCCGCCGGAAAGGCGGCCGAGCCCCGCGTGCAGTAGCCGGTCAACCGGCTGGGGCTCTACGGCGTCTTCCTCGAAAGCGTGCTGAAGTCGGGTCATGGTGTATCACCTCGCGGCCTCCAGGCCGCTATGGGAAAATCACTGTCCCGACGATAACACTGCAGCGCAGCATCGGGGATTGACTGGCGTCAGTCCTGCAGCTCCTGCCGCCTCGGTACGCGGACCAGCGCCTCGCCGCTGATCACTGCGCGCTCCCTCACGCGCGCCGTCGTGTCCAGCGTGACGAACCCATGCTCCGCATCGAGCTCGCGCACGGTGACCTCGGCGGTGACCGTGTCGCCGATGAACACCGGCGCGTGGAAGCACAGCTGCTGGTTGAGATACACGGCGCCCGGCCCCGGTAGCCGGGTACCCAGCACCGCCGAGATCAGGCCGGCCGTGAGCAGGCCGTGGGCGATCCGGCCGTGAAAGTTGGTGCCCTTGGCGTACTCGGCGTTGATGTGCACCGGGTTGAAATCCCCGGTGATCCCGGCGAAGGCACCGACGTCGGCCTCGGTGACCGTCTTGGCGAAGCCGGCGCGCAGCCCGATCTCCAGGTCCTCGAATACGTAGCCGTCCATAGGCGCCTCCTGTGTAGGCGGGTTCAAGGTTCGAAGTTCAAGGTTCGAAGTGATTACGCACTTGCCTCAGCCAGCGTTACGGCATCACCGCCCGCGGAAGACGATACAGGCGCAGCAGAGGTGGCGTGGGGCGGGAGCGACCGGGACCGCGGACTCGCGCGCGAAGCGCGCGCGCTAGCCTTCACGCAGAAGGCGCATCGGCGACACCCGATAATACCGCCGTGCCCCCCAGCCGCCCGCGACCCAGACGGTGACCAGGCCGACCACGCCGCCGGCGGCGATGGCGCCGGGGCGGAAGGGATAATCCAGGTCGAACAGGCCCTCGGCGACGTAGACGCCGGCGACACTCGCCACCAGTCCCGCCATCAGCCCCGCGATCAGGCCGACCAGCCAGAATTCCATCCGCGCCATGCGCCGGATGCGCTTACCGCGGGCGCCGAGGGCCCGCAGCAGGGCGCTCTCGAAGCGGCGCTCCTCGCCGGTGATCTGGAGCGCGGCCAGCAGCACGAGCACCCCGGCGGCGAGGGTCAGCAGCGCCATCAGCTCCACCACGCTGCTGCCCTGGTCGATGATCGCGCGCACGGTGCGCAGGATGGCGCTGACGTCGATGGGCGTGACACTCGGATACTGCCGGATCAGCTCGCCGATGAGCGCCGTGTCCTCCGAGGGCAGATAGAAGCTGGTGAGCCAGGTGCCGGGCAGGTCGTCGAAGGTGCCCGGCGAGGCCAGCACGAAGAAGTTGACGTTGAAGCTCTCCCAGCGCACGTCACGCAGGCTGGTCACCTCCGCCGTGACCCGCTCGCCGGCCGACTCGAAGGTCAGCCGGTCGCCGAGGTCGACGCCGATCTCCCCGGCGAAGCCCTCCTCCACCGAGAGCTGTGGGGGCGGGTCCTCGCCGGACCACCACTCGCCGGCGACGATGCTGTTGTCGCCCTGCAGGCGCTCGGCCCAGGAGAGGTTGAACTCGCGCCGGGTCAGGCGGCGGGCCTGGTCGCTGGCGTAGTCCTCGGCCCGGATCGGCTCGCCGTTCAGCGCCACCAGTCGGGCCCGCACCATGGGGTAGAAGCGGGTCTCCACGCCGGCATCGGCCAGCAGTGACCGCACGCCGTCCACCTGATCCGGCTGGATGTTGATCAGGAACTGGTTCGGGGCATCCGGCGGGATCTCGGCCTGCCAGGCCTGGAGCAGGTCGTTGCGCACCACGGCTAGCAGGAACAGCGCCATCAGCCCCACGCCCACGGCGACGATCTGCACCACCGCCGTCCAGGGCCGCCGGGTGAGGCCGGTGAGCCAGAGCAGCCGGCCGCTGCCGCCACGGCGGTAGAGCAGGCGCACCAGCGCGACCGTGCCGCCGGCCACCACGGCCAGCAGCGCCAGCGTCGCCACCAGGGCGCCGAAGACGTAGGCCGTGACCCGCAGGTCCCCCGCCTGCCAGGCCATCAGCCCCAGGATCACCCCGGCGGCGACCAGCAGCGGCAGCGCGCCGCGGAACAGGCCCTGCCCGAGGTCGCTGCGCAGCACCCGCATGGGCGGCACGTCCCGCAGCCGCGCCAGGGTGGGCAGCGCGAAGCCAAGCAGCGCGGCAAAGGCCGTGAGCCAGCCGGTGGCCAGCGGCCGCAGCCCGGGCCACGGCAGCTCCGTGCCCAGCAGCTCGGCCACCAGCGCGAGCATGGCCAGATGCAGCAGAAAGCCCATGGCCGCGCCCGCCGCCCCGGCGAAGAAGCCGAGCCAGAGCAGCTTGCCGACGAACAGGCCCAGGATGCGCCGACGGGTACCGCCAACGGCGCGCATCACCGCGACCCCGGTGACCTGGCGCTCGGCATAGTGCCGCACCGTCAGCAGGACCGCCACGCCGGCGACGATCACCGTGAGCAGCGCGGCCAGACCCAGGAAGCGCCGCGCCTGGGCCACCACCTCGCCGGCGCCCTGCCGGTCGTCGGTCGGGGTCTCGATCTCCACCGCGTTGCCCTGCTCGGCCACGAGGGCGTCGGTGAACCCCACCGCCGCCTCCTCGGCGCCCGCCAGCAGCAGCTTGTAGCGAACCCGGCTGCCCTCGCCGATGAGGCCGGTGGCGGCAAGATCGGCATGGTTGAACATCACCCGCGGCGCGAGGCTGCCGAAAAATCCGTTGCGATCCGGCTCCAGGGTGAGCACACGGGTGATGCGCAGCGTGCGCTCGCCCAGGGTGAGGGTGTCGCCGACCTCGGCGTCGAGAACCGTAAGCAGCCGCGGCTCCACCCAGGCGGTGCCCGGCTCCGGTACCCCCTCGGCGAGACGCTCGGGCGCCTCCGGGGTCGCGCGCACCCGCAGCGACCCGCGGAGCG is from Spiribacter halobius and encodes:
- a CDS encoding ABC transporter permease — protein: MRALAGGTLALRLLWRDWRGGELRLLALAVVIAVAAVTGVSWLAERVAGATEARAADLLAADRAVEYPRMIPEAWGERARQAGLETALIAEFPTVVVTDDANRLVSAKAVSEGYPLRGSLRVRATPEAPERLAEGVPEPGTAWVEPRLLTVLDAEVGDTLTLGERTLRITRVLTLEPDRNGFFGSLAPRVMFNHADLAATGLIGEGSRVRYKLLLAGAEEAAVGFTDALVAEQGNAVEIETPTDDRQGAGEVVAQARRFLGLAALLTVIVAGVAVLLTVRHYAERQVTGVAVMRAVGGTRRRILGLFVGKLLWLGFFAGAAGAAMGFLLHLAMLALVAELLGTELPWPGLRPLATGWLTAFAALLGFALPTLARLRDVPPMRVLRSDLGQGLFRGALPLLVAAGVILGLMAWQAGDLRVTAYVFGALVATLALLAVVAGGTVALVRLLYRRGGSGRLLWLTGLTRRPWTAVVQIVAVGVGLMALFLLAVVRNDLLQAWQAEIPPDAPNQFLINIQPDQVDGVRSLLADAGVETRFYPMVRARLVALNGEPIRAEDYASDQARRLTRREFNLSWAERLQGDNSIVAGEWWSGEDPPPQLSVEEGFAGEIGVDLGDRLTFESAGERVTAEVTSLRDVRWESFNVNFFVLASPGTFDDLPGTWLTSFYLPSEDTALIGELIRQYPSVTPIDVSAILRTVRAIIDQGSSVVELMALLTLAAGVLVLLAALQITGEERRFESALLRALGARGKRIRRMARMEFWLVGLIAGLMAGLVASVAGVYVAEGLFDLDYPFRPGAIAAGGVVGLVTVWVAGGWGARRYYRVSPMRLLREG
- a CDS encoding PHA/PHB synthase family protein gives rise to the protein MTRLQHAFEEDAVEPQPVDRLLHAGLGRLSGGISPAALTLAGTDWAVHLGLSPGRQGELAEKALRKALRLMAYAGHCVAGDGEARCIEPLPHDHRFDDEGWSRWPFSLIHQAFLLQQQWWHVATTGVRGVDPHHEEVVNFVARQCLDVFSPSNFLATNPELLRRTAAQGGWNLVRGWANWLEDVQRQLAGRPDPGLEAFQVGRDLAATPGKVVYRNRLMELIQYKPSTKTVHPEPLLIVPAWIMKYYILDLAPGRSLIEYLVGQGHTVFAISWKNPGAEDRDLGMDDYRRLGVMAALDAVNAIVPERKVHAVGYCLGGTLLSLAAAAMGRDGDQRLATLTLLAAQTDFTEPGELDLFIDESQVSFLEDVMWARGYLGRGQMAGAFQLLRSQDLIWSRLVRNYLLGEREKPFDLMAWNADSTRLPYRMHSEYLRDLFLHNDLVEGRYDVDGRPVAVGDIAEPVFAVGTVTDHVAPWRSVYKIVRLARTEVTFLLTSGGHNAGIVTPPGHPRRTFQVAVHEPLGPIVPPERFERETPRQQGSWWPEWHQWLRQHSGRRGPPPAMGNLDAGYAPITDAPGEYVLMK
- a CDS encoding MaoC family dehydratase, coding for MDGYVFEDLEIGLRAGFAKTVTEADVGAFAGITGDFNPVHINAEYAKGTNFHGRIAHGLLTAGLISAVLGTRLPGPGAVYLNQQLCFHAPVFIGDTVTAEVTVRELDAEHGFVTLDTTARVRERAVISGEALVRVPRRQELQD
- the fabI gene encoding enoyl-ACP reductase FabI, with amino-acid sequence MAPYFDLTGKRGLVVGIANEHSIAWACARAFRALGAELAVTYLNEKAEPHVRPLAERLEAPIIVPCDVREPGQLEAVFERIREEWGGLDFLLHSIAFAPRDDLHGRVTDSSREGFLTAMDVSCHSFIRMAHLAEPLMNRGGALLTVSFYGAEKVVEHYNLMGPVKAALESSVRYLAAELGEGGIRVHALSPGPLKTRAASGIDRFDELLERTAERAPRHQLADVEDVGATAAFLVSDRAKSLTGNVTYVDCGYHVVGA